The segment ACTTGCTTTCGCACAGCAAATTAAAGAAACTCTTGAATTGTCAGGAATTGAAATTGCAGCTTTCCGCTCTTAAGACATACAAAAAGGACATGGATTATTACTCCGTGTCCTTTCTTTTATTTTATGAATCCTAATTTTTGCGATACCTCTAGCGCTGCTGCCTTAACTTTTTCAGCAAGTGATTCAAGCTTGTCCTCTCGATAATTAACATCAAGGCCAGCAATGCTGATACCGGCAACAATTTCCCCTTTAAAGTTAAAGACCGGAGCAGCCAGCGCCGCCGTATAATCCTCCAGCTCTGAATAGCTGACAGAATAACCATTCTCTCGAGATTCTACTATCGCTTGACGCAGCTTTCCTTTATCAACAATTGTCCCAGACGCTACCTGCTTTAATTCTGTTTCATCAATATACCGCTCCCGCTCCATGTAAGGCAGAAATGCAAGAATGACTCGCGAACAGGCTCCCGCATAAAGAGGTGTCCTTCTCCCTATTGCCGTATACAGCCTTACAGGTTGTTTCGTATCGAGCTTTTCAATATAGATAGCCTCACTTCCATCCCGAACTATCAAATTAACAGCCTCGCCAACCTCCTGATGAAGCCGATGCATTACAGGCAAGGCCACCTGCCTAATATCAAGTCGCTCTGCCACCAAATGACCGAACTGTAAAAACAAAAGACCAAGCGAATACTTGCTATCTTCCTCATTCTTAGCCAGCAGCCCCATTTCCTCAAGTGACAATACCATTCGGTGCACAGATGTCTTTGGAATCCCTGAAAACTGCACTATTTCATTAAAACTCAGCTTTGAATGATGAAGAAAAAGATTAAGAATATCCATCGACTTTACAACCGTTTTATTTTTGCTTTGCAAGTACACCCCTCCTTCTTTACTTTCCATTTCCGTTTTGATACATGCCATTATTATACCTTAATGGCATGGGTGGGAGAATGGCAATTGCGAAAACTATTATAGAAGGTGTACGGCACTGCAGTCACAAAAAAAAAGCTTCTCACAAGAATTATGAGAAGCTCTAACAATTAAATTAAATGATTATTGAAAAGTTGGCTTTGTTAAAATGTTCAAACCCGCGTCCAAATTCCAACACTTTTAATTTCCTTATACTCAGGCTGCCAAACTGCATCCACCACAGCTTGTGGTACATCCTGAATGTCTGCTCTCGCAATCCCTTCCTCCTGTGCAGCCTTTGCTACTTGAACGGCAACATAGATGGATACATCATGTAATTTCTCAATTGGAGGCAGTAATGACGAACCTGGCTCTGAAGTTTCACACATCTCAGCAACAGCGTTTGCTGCTGCTGCAAACATTCCTTTTGAGATTACTTGGGCTTTGGCAACAATCGCTCCAAGACCAAGACCCGGGAATACAAATGCGTTATTAGACTGTCCTATTTCATAAGAAACACCGTTATATTCGACATTGTCAAACGGACTTCCTGTCGCAATTAGTGCTTTGCCCTCTGTCCAGTTAATCAAGTTCTCTGGTACTGCCTCTGCAAGATGAGTTGGGTTTGACATAGGCATGATGATTGGATTTTCCACATGTTTGGCCATTTCCTTTATTATTTCCTCTGTGAAGGCGCCCGCTTGCCCTGAAGTACCGATAAGGATGGTTGGCTTTACTCTTTTTACTACTTCCAATAATGGAATAATACCGTCCCCGTTCCTTTCCCAGTCCTTTACTTCTTCTCCTTTTCTTACATAAGGCATTTGGAATTTCAAG is part of the Niallia taxi genome and harbors:
- a CDS encoding IclR family transcriptional regulator encodes the protein MQSKNKTVVKSMDILNLFLHHSKLSFNEIVQFSGIPKTSVHRMVLSLEEMGLLAKNEEDSKYSLGLLFLQFGHLVAERLDIRQVALPVMHRLHQEVGEAVNLIVRDGSEAIYIEKLDTKQPVRLYTAIGRRTPLYAGACSRVILAFLPYMERERYIDETELKQVASGTIVDKGKLRQAIVESRENGYSVSYSELEDYTAALAAPVFNFKGEIVAGISIAGLDVNYREDKLESLAEKVKAAALEVSQKLGFIK